In Syngnathoides biaculeatus isolate LvHL_M chromosome 19, ASM1980259v1, whole genome shotgun sequence, the genomic window AATTGACCAACAACCTGTCCGAGGTTTACCCCACCTTTACCTCCAGCTCAGAACAAGGGATGTagaaaaggaaatggatggatatcttacCTTAGCTCACCGTCTCTCTCGACAGGGGGAGAATGACGAGAGCTTTGGCGCAGAATTCATATTCAGCGATCACAGCAAAGAGCTTATCGTCGGGGAGATCTTTGTACGCGTTTACAACGAACAACCAACTTTCCCGCTTGAGGTAAGCTTTTCCAGTGTAGTTGCAGATTTTTCAGGGTGGAACAAGTCCAATCTAATATCTTTGGATCGACGACGTTGTTCCCTTCTGCGCCATATCACTAATCTTGATGGGAAAATGTACTTCTTAATACCCGTAGATAAATATTTGAGTATCTGTAGTTATTTTGACATGTTAAGACAGCtggaaattgttttaaattcgTTCCCTTTCTTGCGTTCAGTATCCCAAAGCATTTGCAGCGAGCCTGCTGGACTACGTGGGCTCCCAGGCCCAGTACCTGCACACGCTGCTCGCCATGAGCCAGAGCAACAAAGTGGAGTCCCAGCAGCACGCAGAGCGACTTCGCTTCGCCGAGATGGCTCTGGAGGCTCTGCGCAACGTCATCAAGAACAACCCAGGTCAGAGCCACCTCAATCTCGTCGCTGGCATCTGTCTGAGCTGTCATTGAGTAAAGTTGTTTCTTTTCTTGTGATTTCAGGCTCTGAGATGGAGTGCATTGGCCATTTCAAACTGCTATTTTCCCTGCTGCGGGTTCACGGGGCTGGCAGGGTGCAGCAGCTTGTGCTGGAGGTgcaaaaacatccccaaagcgaACTAGTCAAGCATTTTCGCCGCTGCTTCCTTCAAAGCCGTGTCATCTTTCTCTGCaggttgtcaacacggtgacgtCAAATCAAGAATGTGTGAGCAACATCGCAGAGTCGCTGGTGCTGTCCAATCTGCTCTTGCTGCTGCACTCCCTCCCATCAAGTAGGACGTTGACCATAGCAAAACAGaactcattttcttttgtttatgcTCCTGATTGTCAACATGTCTTCCTCCAGGCAGGCAAATTGTGTTGGAAACCCTCCACGCTCTGACATCCAACACCAAAATAGTCAAAGAGGCCATGGCAAAAGGTTTGTGGGAATCAAAATCGGCGAATGCTCCTTGCATGTGGGCAAGCGAGAGTCGGCAATGCACCTTCAGCCGTTTGGTGAACGGGACAAGCCATCAAACACGCGCGTAGAAAACGCAAAAACTTGCAATGAGCTCTCTGTCGGCCACAACTCAAGGTCCAAAACCTCAATGAATAGCAACAGTTGGATCCATAGGTTAATTGTACCACCTGCCATATAGTGGAAGAGCCTTTATTTGTTGTAATTTTCAGGCCAATTAATTGAAATTGGATTCTTTCTTCCAGCAAATCTGATGATCCCCAAAAGCGCAGCAATCCCTGCTGCGATTGGTCATGccgtttattttagttttttccaTTACAGGGGCTCTCATCTACTTGCTCGATCTCTTTTGTAACTGCACTCATCCTCAAGTTCGTACACAGACGGCCGAGCTCTTCTCCAAAATGACCTCGGACAAGCTGGTCGGCCCCAAGGTTGGCGTCGCAAACGGGCTTGTGTACCTGTCCAAAAATCCACCAATGTGAAATTATGTTTAataacctttttcttttttgcctgaCAGGTCCGTCTAACCCTGATCCGCTTCCTCCCCGGCGTGTTCATGGACGCCATGCGGGACAACGCCGAGGCGGCGGTGCACATATTCGAGGGAACGCACGAGAATCCCGAGCTCATCTGGAACGACAGCTCCCGGGAGACGGTGTCCACCACTGTGCGGGAAATGATGCTCGAGTAAGTCCCGAGAGTTGGAAATCGTGCCATGTGACAAAGACGAATCCAAAGCGTTAAGCAGCGTTTGTCTTTTTCCAGGCACTTTAAACAGCAGAAAGAGAATCCTGACGTCAACTGGAAAGTAAGTCCAcgaaaggttcagattacattcccatcagtacatttttaagaacaattttgtggttTTGCAAACTTAGactgaaaatatcaacaaacaaaaaaaatacattgctaaccaagccAACTGTGagctataaatttgaaatgccgcttccaactttttcattttttttttaacccacattgGTATCCCCCTcgctttttcttggtgtaaaactgaattattgcttgcagaatatctttcgcaatgcatgttgaaagctgaacgatgctcccaaacacttttagggttaatgttatgttgcctcctatatttaaaatacaaaatttgctttttggatgctttcatcctcgatcaggctgtgccaaggtggaattttaacattacacaccatctcatcctgcactctACTTTGCCTTCTGACCAGATCTTTAtcactcgaaaaagagaaacaTTCATCCACTTTCTCtgccattattcacatactcccaacattcattaaaacaacagcgttctatttatttattttttttacttttacaattattatcgagagtaaacataagcagcatgtctaactcgtctttgctctacgttgcccagactgtgtttttAACTAAAGCACTGGTAGTGGGTGTTGTTTGTTattacgagtgtacccctttaagagcggggggggggggggggggcgatgtcCGGTAAACTAGGGAGTAGAAGTAGGTTGAGCAATAGCTCGTTtttagagaccgtgtgcttccgtgttggggaaaaaaaaaaaaagacgtcaggctgtagttcactgcactggatcagttttcatctATGCTGAGTgttgcgacaagtgcgcaaatgcgcagttgcacagctgagagggaacattgcgCTTGGTACAATGATGGACAGGGTTTTGTGCAGGgttgctcagatttttttttttttgtctggttcTCAAAGGAGCATCAGAGGTTCTTGCTTaatattatttcttttccccccctccGACCTCACTGGATAAACTTCAAGATTATGGAACTGTGGGATCAGCTAAATTCAGTACACGTGCGCGGTCTCACATCAGTTGAGATCTTAAAAATCAGTATGCGTTATCACCTGCTTCATACGCCCTTGCTGAGGAacattttatgaacaaatgACGATGCCGACGCTTGCGTGTGCTCAGCTGCCGGAGGACTTCACCGTGGCCTACGGGGCAGGCCAGGGCGAACTGGAAGTGGGCGGAGTCTTTCTGCGCATCTTTATTGCACAGCCGGGCTGGGTGCTGCGCAAGCCTCGCGACTTCCTGGTGTCGCTCCTGGAGACCCTGACGGAGCTGCTGGAAAAGAACAACCCCAATGTGAGCCGCGCACGGGATCCCGAGCTGGTTGACGGCGCGACGACTTTTTCCCCCGCTTATTCCCGAAAATGTGCTTCCAGGGGGATGCGCTGGAGACGGTCACCACGGCAGCCGTGTGTCTGTTCAGCACGCAGACGCAGCTGGCCGATCAGGTTCCGCCTTTGGGTCACTTGCCCCGCATCTTAGCCGCGCTCAACCACAAGAACAACGCCATACCAAAAAGCTGCATCCGCGTCATCCACGTGCTCTCGGACAATGAGGTACCATTGGcatttgtttcaaatacatTGGACCCTCACTATTAAAAAGCGGGTAGGGACCAAGAGCTGACGTAaatagtaaaaaataataataaataaaatgatacattttgggGGGTGGGCTCCGTGATGGTGTGTTTGTCTAGCTCTGCGTACGCGCTATGTCCGCCCTGGAGGCCATCGGGCCACTCATGACCGGGATGAAGGTCCGCGCGGACATGGCCGGGCTGGCCTGCGAGGCGCTGAACCGCATGTTCCAGAAGGAGCAGACGGAGCTGGTGGCCCAGGTGACGTTAATTTGCCACGCGGCACGCCGTGTCCGTTTCAACGCTTTTAGCTTGAAGGGTCTGCTGCCGCTCAGGCTCTCAGGGTGGACCTGGTTCCGTACCTGCTGAAGCTCCTGGAAGGAATCGGCCTGGAGACCCTGGACAACCCCTCGGCGACCAAGGCCCAGATCGTGAAGGCTCTCAAGTCCATGACTCGCAGCCTGCAGTACGGAGAACAGGTCTGTGGCTCTGTGGCTCTGTGGCCCGAGCGTCACGTTTTAAACTTCAAAAAGGGGATTGGGGGAAGTTTTTGTGCGTAGCCGTGTGATCATTCATTCGTCCTTTTCAGGTGAATGAAATCCTGGCCAAATCCTCCGTGTGGAGTGCCTTCAAGGACCAGAAACACGATCTCTTCATTTCCGAGTCTCAGACAGCAGGCTACCTTACAGGTATTTCCTCTTCATTTCCCCTCGCTTGTGAAACCGAAAAGGTAGGCGGTGCGTCCGTAACGCTACGCCCTGTTCTCAACGCACGCCTTGCCGCTGAATCCAAGCCTTTTTCTTTCCAAATCCCTCAACTTCCCGCTTCTGGCGTTTTCCTATCCTTTCTTTTCTCTCGTCCTCCCACCTTTTACTCCTCAGGGGTTTCCACTCCCTCCCTCCTGGCCGCCAGCAGCCCTCTGCGAGGGGGGCTCTAGACTCCCGAGCTGGGCCCTCAGAGCCCTCCTCTCTGTTGCACTACTGCAGGTAGACTGCGCCcgcctacccccccccccccccccttttgccTGTTCACCATTCCATTCCCACCTTGCCACCACGTCGCCTCCTCGCCACTCCCTATTTGAGCACATTTGATTTTGCACCTATCACAAAGTACACGGTAATTTAAAGTTTGGATGATAAAACAGTTTTGACTCTTGGGGCTTCAACAAAGAGCCAGATTTTCCTGATCCCATCTCATCTATTTTTTAGCTTCTATGGAGGTCATCAAGTTCTTAATTACTCCTTAGGAATTCATTCAATGAGTTCCATGGTGACGTTTGAAGTGTCAAACCGAAAAGTCGACCGATCGTCTTCGTACGTCAGAATattaaaaatcagatttttgtaGATGTGAATAGCTTCAGCTTTTTACGATCGCTTCTTATCTTGGAATATTCATCAATACCGTAAACCAATGCGCTCATCAGACCAAATGCTAAGGTGGTGGTTGTCATCCCGACTCCCGCAGGGCCAGGAGTAGCCGGTTACCTCACGGCGGCGGGAAGCGGCACCACCGTACTGCCCAGCGGCCCACCCCCGGTGGACAGCGAGCACGGAGATCAAGGCTGACggcgggttggggggggggacgagcaCTCGCAACAGCCACAGGTCGGGCTCAGGCTCCCGGGTCGCCCCGTTCGGCTCCCCCTAGCCCGAAACGAGGGAGACGCAGATGGGGAGGAGGATGTCGGTGGCTCCTCCCCATGTCGCCACCTGCCCTCTCCGATCGGCGCCTCGTAAATTGTTTGAAATTGTCTTAACAGATGGgccacgtttttgtttttcgtgCTACACATTTCTTGTGATGATGATAACGATGAGCAGAAGTTTACTTTTtctatgaatatattttttactctagatttttttttttttttgttcccgtGGGGAAAAACATCGGCAGACTGACCGTTATCAGTTGAATACGTCTCTTCTCCTTGATCTTGAGTCCTCTCGCGATGTCCCGATTGGCTCCACCAGCCCCCTTCCAAATTTACAGCCTCAATCACGCCtcaaaattttctcaacggaaaTTACAaatgagatctttttttttttttttttctcaactcaaGGATCCCCAGATGCCGCCTTTTTTTGGCCTTGATTTCCCTTTTCATTCCACGGCtaatttttataaaataattcCCTCCCGTTGCCCCCAATGGAAGAACAAGCAAGTAGAATATTTATCAATGAATAACAACTTCCTGAAATGAACTTCTGCTTTGTTGACCGGACGAATtgttgagtgtgtgtgagagaataGTGGAGTACGTGACATCCTCAATGTAATATTACGTATATAAACTTTATATattaaatgtacattaaaaCAATGAATCAGTCGCACTtgtacataaaattttaagaATAAAAGGGAACCCACAGTGTTCATTTGTCTCTGTCTGTGTGATCCATGTGACATAAACGTGCAGTAatgtcggttaaaaaaaactttttcttccGGAATTAATGTCATTTATTAAAGATATGGACATTAGCGATTGGTTGATGGTACTGTAAATAGTGTACTGACACATTATACAAACTGTTTACACTATTGATATTGTGCTGGTCACTAGTCCAAGCAGGTCGGAACAACTGGCGGTAAGTGTCTTGTGTTATGTTACAGAATAgtctctgctaaaaaaaaaaaaaaaaaagtgcagtggtgaggtcagccatgatgtatgcttggatggaaaaagatgacacgctgtcatGGCGACCCCgtactggacaagccgaaaggaaaagaagaaaatgactgTAATCGGGGCTTTTGGTGTAATTAGCTTGTGAAactgaaatatatttatatatatatataattaatcaAATCATACTTGTCAAATTTGCGAACCAATTAATAAGTAACCCCAGTCTTCAATTTTGTAGGAACAATTATTCGACGTGCCATTGTTTCCTGACGGTTCATATAGTTTGTAACACCAGTTTGAGTGATTCAGTGGCGCGAATAATAAGGCGAACGGCTGAATGTGATCAACGATataacttaaaaaataaaacaaaaaacgaaaTGTTAATGTATTCGGAACATTTGCGACAAGTTACCCGATAGTGCTGACGCTTAGTAATGATATTTTATCAAGTATAGCTattttactttggaaatgtagCTAACCGGTTACGGGCTGCTGCTACTGAGTAATGTTCGTAAAGTTAGCAAGGGCTGTTTGTGACGGTGAACAGCAATACTTTcgacaaatatattttaaccgAGTTCATAAAACAGAAATTGAGTTCCTTTGACGACTAAGTGAGTAAATTATCCTCTTGGAGACCCGCAGATGAGGTAACTTAGTTGAACGTGTATGGACCGTATTAATGATGCTAACATAACACCCGCTTGCTAAAATATTTCTATAACTAAGGAGAAAAATATACGCATTGTCTTCAAGTGTTGGTCATAATGGCTGGAGTCATTCaatgtgtgcattatttttcaaGGTTACACACAATGTctaaagaagaaaaggaaggcTTTATTGTCAAGTTTGTTGAAAGTAAAGGACAGACTTCAGTGTATGCTGACCAAGCTTACCAGGTGAGCTGTTGTTTTATATATCTAGGGTGAAATTTTCCATACTTTTGCAACCAGACTTGTAAAATGAACACTTGATTCATTCCTAACAGATGATTGTAAtgttttcttcaaatatttacaggCTATTACAGAGCTGCAGTCAGAAAAGTACCTCAAAAAGATTGATGAAGAAGCTGTATTGAACATGGACCAGAAGGACAAGTCCCTGTTTATTTTCAGTgactttgacactcctgccttccaGCACTGCAAGAACGTAAATTGTCCCACAGTATGACCTTTCCGGCTCTTGGCCCCTGTCCTCATTGTCCCTAATTGTTTGATTGTGTAGCTCGGCTGCCGGATCGTGAGTCCGCTGGTGGTGGTGTTCTGCCTGCAGCAGCAGCGTTGTGTACCCAAAGCGGAGAACCCGGTGTACAACATGGCCATGGCCGACATCACTGTCTCCTGCACAAGCTTGGATAAAACGACTCGGGTCAGTCGACTGGTTTTGCGGCTTTGGAGGTTGGCGATAACCCTCGTGAACTGATCATTTCTCTGGTACTGTCAGGACATGTTGGGCTGTGGTGAAGTCTGTGAAtgaatatttccatccatcaattttccccaGGTTGCAGGATTAGCAGCTTTAGCACGGAATTTAATATTGTAAGCCAATTTAGCATTCTAAAGTTTGAACATTGTTACCGATCTTAGGTATGGCAGGAAAAACAACTTTAATAATGATTTCAATGCATGTTTGACAGTGATTTAAAACAGTAAAAAGTATGGCTATTTTTGCCGTTCATATcatgaattttccttcgtaacaagagacaatatttttccaaagagtcgttttgtaacctgaatttttttggtTGCTAGAGACATtagtaagtagaggtaccactgtatctaCGTTATCCACCTCCATGAGCAGTTTAAAAAGTAACTGACAAGTATTTCCTGCGTATTGTATGTCATAATGTTcttcaaatttcaaatattttgacccggacttcaggaaacatttgtatttgcttGCAGTCCGAGGTGATGAATTTGGTGGAGCTGATGGGCGGGCGTGTCTATCTGGACCTCAACGTGTCCGTCACCCACCTGATTGCCGGCGAGGTGGGGAGTAAAAAGTACCTGGTGGCCGCCAACCTGGGCATACCCATCCTGCTCCCTTCCTGGGTCAAAGCCTGCTGGGAGAGTTCACAAAACAGGTGAAAGAGGGAaagcttgtgtatttttttttcttttttactgtaTACTTACGGTCTTGCGTCTGGGCAATAAGATACTCCACATCCTGATGTTTCAGTTACAAGAATTACACTTCATAAAACCCATTTTATTCctttacattttattgtgctgttttatttctttattaaaaatgtgggaaaataaGGGTGGTGTTCAAACAGGcctgaaattgatttttttttttttttaatttaactggGAAGCTTTATTTCATATAGAGTGCAACATACGTGTACCCGAATACATTCACATTGTGTTAAAAGTGTGATTTAAATAGCATTTTTTAAGGCGTGTGTGAGAAGTCTAACTAACGACAaacaaaatgtctgccttcCCTTTCAGCCTCTTCAGGTACACAGAGCTGCCCAGGGATGAGCACCTGTGCCCGGTGCTGCAGGGCTGCACCGTGTGCGTGACGGGAATCTCCAGCACCGAGCGCAAAGAAGTGCAGCGTCTGTGCGAGCAGCACGGCGCCAGCTACACGGGCCAGCTGAAAATGAACGAGTGCACCCACCTCATCGTCAACGAACCCACAGGCAAGTCGGACGAAATTTCTCGGTGTTCCGTTTCTCGATTGTTCTTGTCTCACGCTCTTCGATGTTTCTCTCTACAGGTCAGAAGTACGAGTGTGCGCGCAAATGGAACGTTTACTGCGTGTCCCTGCACTGGCTCTTCGACAGCATCGAGAAGGGCTCCTGTCAAGACGAGTCTCGCTACGCCGTGGGGACCCGGGCCTCCAAAAGCCGGCCAAACACGTCCACGCCCACCGGCTCCGGCACGAAGGAAGGTCAGGCCACGCGGCATAAATGTCAGAATTGTTTGTGCGTTTTctgcactgtcaatttgaaataataaccTGTTTTTGAATAAAAGGACAGAAATTCAATGTTAAATCCACTTCATGGATTAGTCAAGAAATATGACTGTTATTCCTTAGTATTTAAACATAAATTAAACAGTTTTTGAATTTTGATTTCATGCATTAATTCAATGGTTATTCTGTTGAAATAAAATTTTTTGTCTATATggcttggccaccagggggagtATAGTACATACAGCCATGCTGCACATGGCTTttgttgaggggaaaaaaaaaaccttttgcaaATATGCAGAAGAGGTATTTATTAGTTGTTTTTCcacttacaataaaaaaaaaatatgttcccGTGAGTCTTGTGTGCTGATAAACTCAACGCTTCCTTTCTCCCGCAGAGGGTCCTTCTCTGCTGGGTTTGAGTAACATCCCTGTCAACGCCAGCGTGACAGTTAGCGACCCGACCCTAACGAACGGATCCATCAGCCGGATGGAAACGCTGGACGCCATTGAAAGTCTGGATCTGAGCGTGTGCCCCGCGGACGACCTCCTGGACGGCTGTAAGGCAAGTGCTTATGCTTATTACGTACAGTGTCTTGCAAAAGCCAGTTCATAGCTCGTATAATAGTGTACTTTTACTATTTCGGTAAAATAGCTTGTAGGTGTTCAAAAGTGTGAATGTGGAGCAGTTGTATTAAATCACCCCCACACTGAAGCTTTTGTTTGGTTGTCACCACATGATCGCCGTGCAGCTTTATCTCTGCGGCCTGCCGGCGAGGAAGCTGGACAAGCTGCGTCGCCTGGTGAACACCGCAGGGGGTCTTCACTTCAACCAGCATAACGAGGAGCTCACGCACGTGGTCGTCGGGGAACCGGACCAGGACCTCAAGACTTTTCTGTCCAGAGCAACTCACAGGTCGGCTTTGGTCACAGTCGCTGCTTTGAAGTATGGCGATAGCTTGAGTTGCTACAGTGCTGTTTTTCCtttcttaaaaatgtaactCAATTTGAATTTTATAGAAAGTACtcatggcatttcaattcattttaaagtggaaaaatgaTTAAGCTGGACTAGTGAATTTTTGCTACTGAGTTTATTTGGAAATTTTCTTTGTGGGGGGAGCCAGACCTCATGTGGTGACAGTCCAGTGGCTGCTGGACAGCTTCTCCCAAGGCCGCCTCCTCCCAGAAGAAGACTTCCTCCACCGTCTGCTTCCCGCTCCCGCCGAGGTGTTGTCGGCGCCGGTCCGTCGCAAACCCGCCCCCAGGCCCTCGGTCAGCCCCCCCGCCGCCAGTCCCAGCACGCCGAAACTCAAGCAAGCGGAGGAGGACATCCTCTTGCAGTACCTGGATGATGACCCGACAGTCAGTGAGTAATTTCGGAGTTATATTGACAGtactaacagaaaaaaaagtaaacggCTGAATTTGTGAATAAGGAACTGAAAAGAGTCACGGGTTTACTGTACCACCTTTGTTCTTTGtctgcacttaaaaaaaaaaaaaaaaaaaaaaattcttattaCATAAGGCTTTAGTTCAATGTCAACCtgattgtgtgttttcttttaagTTGATGTGCTGCCAGCAGGTGAGATTGACAGGAAGTCCATCAGCGTGCCCGCCGAACAGTCCTGGACCCTCAACCACGGGGCCGGACCTGAGACGGACTCCACAATGCAGGAGGCCAGCGAGGCGGGTCTCTTTGCCGGCAAACGATTCCTCTTGCTGGGCTTCGGCGCCGAGGCGGAGGCTCAACTTGTCCTGTTGGTGACGGAGAACAGAGGTCGGGTGCTGGGGAGCCGCACGCGTGCTGTTGCCGATTATGCCGTGGTGCCTCTTTTGGGCTGTTCTGTGGAGGCCACGGTGGACGAGGTGGTCACTGATACGTGGCTGGTGAGTTTACAACTTTGCTCACTCTTGGAATATTGTGTGGTTTATCATTCACACCCCTTCtacaatcacattttttaattcttgTGTTGTTAGGGTAGGATTTGATGAGTTATTGCAGTTTGACTATCGGATGAGcgctttatttgtttatttcaacaGGCCATGTGCGTGGAGAGGGAGTGTCTCCTGGAGCCTTCCTCCAATCCTCTCTTCACTCCCGTTCCCGTGATGGACGGACATTTCCCTCTCAAGGATTGCGTCCTTTCTGTCAGCCAGTTCACTGGAGCTGAGCGGGAGTCTTTGGTGGAGCTTGCCCAGCACCTGGGAGCCAAGTATGTCTTCCTCTGTCACAgaatttaaagggaaaaaaacacttcctGTCTAATTGGCCGTATGTGTAAGAGcacatttttttggtcttgcTTTTGCATACGATCAATTAAAGCCAGTTGTACTTATATTTTCTTGAGTCCGTTTGTATCTGTTAAATGTCAGTGTCCAGGACTACTTTGTGCGCTTGGCCAACCCCAAGAAAGGAATGCTGGCCAGCACTCACCTGGTGCTGCAGAGCCCCGACGGCACAAAGTACCAGGCGGCCAAGAAGTGGGGGCTGCCGGCAGTCACCGTGCACTGGATCACGGCGTCGGCGAGGACCGGCAAGAGGGCGGCCGAGGAGCGCTTCTTGGTTGACCTTCCGCCTTCTCCTGGTCTGAGAAAGTTAACTAATAGATGGTGCATCTGGAAAGTATTTGCAACGCTTTGCAATTTTTCATGGATTGATCTTGAAGTGCTGCAAAGATTTTGCAAATACACATGAATAATATTCCGAAATTCTGCCTTTACAAGCATTATAAAGCTCCATTTTGATGgtaatttttatatttgttgttCCTCAGATCCGGAGGAAGAGAGTTTTGTCTGCGCCTCCCAGAGGACGTCCATGCCGGGACCATCCCAAATGGCGCGTTCTTCCCCGGACGTCCCGCTGCTCGGTTTTCAGAGCGGCAAGGCGGTCACGCCGCTGGATTTGGGACGGTTCCGGAGCAAAATGTTCCGCTCGATCTTGGAAGACATGAAAGCAAAAAAGGTCGCCGGCGCACCCAACCGAAGCCAGGTGGTCGGAGGCGGCAAGAACCAACTCGTCGAGGGGCCCTCGCTGGACCTGGACACGCCGTCCAAGTTCCTAACCAAGGGTCAGCTCTTCTGGCCCAAGTTTGAGATCAAGGTGCTGTTGATTTCAAGTAGCAATTTGTACTTTTTGATGAATTATCCACCTGATGGGGGGGCATATTTGAAGGAGATGTCATTTGAAgatgaggtttaaaaaaaaaaaaaaagttattgtacAGGGATGTAAAACGGccttttgttatttaaaaaaagaatttattcatcaaaagtcacaaaaaacaGTTTAGCAAATATGAGcaattttttataaaaatgttttaatgtatttgaaacaatgtttgagtaattttattttgttcccaAGAAATCAACTAACAAATCACCGGGTGTCTTTTTATAacaattttatggaaaaaatgactgatttacaataaatgaaataaaaaaatcttcttagGTCAGCCAATTTTagtcgggaaaaaaaatgacttctgcTCTAAACTCAtttactcaatttttttttttttttttttttttttttttttttttttcttccaggagGCATTAGAGGCAGTGGAGGCAATGGAAACTCCAGTTGGGAGGTCCAAGCCTGCGGAGAAGGCGGAGACGCCGCTGACGGACCTCGTTGAGAGGAACCTGAAGGTGGCGCTGGCCAACAGCACCCGCGGCTTCGATGTCAACCAGATGCAGGCCCTCTCTGCCAGCCCCGAGCTCAGCACCACCAGGAAGGAGGTTGGTGACCGCACCCCGATGGgaagtcctttttttccctacaTGGGCTGCATTCAGAAAAGAGTATTAAACGAGCTACAATCAGTGTAGATAAATATATTATAAGCAGCAGTAGtgtgttttaattaattaattaattttttttttatttatttggtaaaACTTCTACATTATAGTTTTGTTTAAGGTGGTAAGTTATCGTTGATAAATGCTGAGGGCCAAAGTTTGGACACCATGCTGCTGGGTTATTCATTTCagaccttttt contains:
- the topbp1 gene encoding DNA topoisomerase 2-binding protein 1 isoform X1, with translation MRLHTMSKEEKEGFIVKFVESKGQTSVYADQAYQAITELQSEKYLKKIDEEAVLNMDQKDKSLFIFSDFDTPAFQHCKNLGCRIVSPLVVVFCLQQQRCVPKAENPVYNMAMADITVSCTSLDKTTRSEVMNLVELMGGRVYLDLNVSVTHLIAGEVGSKKYLVAANLGIPILLPSWVKACWESSQNSLFRYTELPRDEHLCPVLQGCTVCVTGISSTERKEVQRLCEQHGASYTGQLKMNECTHLIVNEPTGQKYECARKWNVYCVSLHWLFDSIEKGSCQDESRYAVGTRASKSRPNTSTPTGSGTKEEGPSLLGLSNIPVNASVTVSDPTLTNGSISRMETLDAIESLDLSVCPADDLLDGCKLYLCGLPARKLDKLRRLVNTAGGLHFNQHNEELTHVVVGEPDQDLKTFLSRATHRPHVVTVQWLLDSFSQGRLLPEEDFLHRLLPAPAEVLSAPVRRKPAPRPSVSPPAASPSTPKLKQAEEDILLQYLDDDPTVIDVLPAGEIDRKSISVPAEQSWTLNHGAGPETDSTMQEASEAGLFAGKRFLLLGFGAEAEAQLVLLVTENRGRVLGSRTRAVADYAVVPLLGCSVEATVDEVVTDTWLAMCVERECLLEPSSNPLFTPVPVMDGHFPLKDCVLSVSQFTGAERESLVELAQHLGANVQDYFVRLANPKKGMLASTHLVLQSPDGTKYQAAKKWGLPAVTVHWITASARTGKRAAEERFLVDLPPSPDPEEESFVCASQRTSMPGPSQMARSSPDVPLLGFQSGKAVTPLDLGRFRSKMFRSILEDMKAKKVAGAPNRSQVVGGGKNQLVEGPSLDLDTPSKFLTKGQLFWPKFEIKEALEAVEAMETPVGRSKPAEKAETPLTDLVERNLKVALANSTRGFDVNQMQALSASPELSTTRKEGVQKETGLLTGVVICVGKKLNKMQNELNAVAASLGAEFRTACDDTVTHYIYQGRVGDNSREYRGVKERGLHVVSQHWLEACGQEQRHVPESLYPFTYNPKMSLNLSQIPSVGPRDTELKAVEDASTTGCTSNERDDLADKNDVSETLEMRENLQRALKEIMSATMKTTARRTSVRLSRKGSAGADAAPNTPGGSRRTLEALRVSHPAALDINTEPSQSEQIVWDDPTAREERAKLADNLQWPGSPSQHSESQAPPPQTAARQAAQLKDSMTDSQLVEMAGCDVINQQIGKKASAPAREEPQNDILTPEAPSIAFPLAKPLVAPEPEEAREEVKTPPRFQLSSLSPQERIDYSHLIEELGGVVLDKQSFDPSCSHIIVGTPLRNEKYLAAMAAGKWILHRSYLEACRSVGRFIPEEDYEWGSSSILDALPSLTLQQRRLALAAQRWRKALRGPTEQDGQGAFSGWTVMLNIDQSRESGFRRLLQSGGAEVCVLASWPLQLDLIHLQQMLFLLLLLFFFLQVLPSGSPSMYKVATHLFADFSRLRLGDFRADVSEASAQNVMCLKPEYIADYLMQEPIPPAALYLLTESPPEAAPGTSSLKRKATERTSRLKKSRLH